In one Dama dama isolate Ldn47 chromosome 5, ASM3311817v1, whole genome shotgun sequence genomic region, the following are encoded:
- the SRSF9 gene encoding serine/arginine-rich splicing factor 9, producing the protein MSGWADERGGEGDGRIYVGNLPSDVREKDLEDLFYKYGRISEIELKNRHGLVPFAFVRFEDPRDAEDAIYGRNGYDYGQCRLRVEFPRTYGGRGGWPRGGRSGPPTRRSDFRVLVSGLPPSGSWQDLKDHMREAGDVCYADVQKDGMGMVEYLRKEDMEYALRKLDETKFRSHEGETSYIRVYPERSTSYGYSRSRSGSRGRDSPYQSRGSPHYFSPFRPY; encoded by the exons ATGTCGGGCTGGGCGGACGAGCGCGGCGGCGAGGGCGACGGGCGCATCTACGTGGGGAACCTTCCGAGCGACGTGCGCGAGAAGGATCTGGAGGACCTGTTCTACAAGTACGGCCGCATCAGCGAGATCGAGCTCAAGAATCGGCACGGCCTCGTGCCCTTCGCCTTCGTGCGCTTCGAGGACCCCCG AGATGCTGAGGATGCAATTTATGGAAGGAACGGTTATGATTATGGCCAGTGTCGGCTTCGTGTGGAGTTCCCCAGGACTTACGGAGGTCGGGGTGGGTGGCCCCGTGGTGGGAGGAGTGGGCCTCCTACAAGAAGATCTGATTTCCGAGTTCTTGTTTCAG GACTTCCTCCATCAGGCAGCTGGCAGGACCTGAAAGATCACATGCGAGAAGCTGGGGACGTCTGTTACGCAGATGTGCAGAAAGATGGAATGGGGATGGTTGAGTATCTCAGAAAAGAAGACATGGAATATGCCCTGCGTAAACTGGATGAAACCAAATTCCGCTCTCATGAG gGTGAAACATCCTACATCCGAGTTTATCCAGAGAGAAGCACCAGCTATGGCTACTCACGGTCTCGGTCTGGGTCGAGGGGCCGTGACTCTCCATACCAAAGCAGGGGTTCCCCACACTACTTCTCTCCTTTCAGACCCTACTGA
- the GATC gene encoding glutamyl-tRNA(Gln) amidotransferase subunit C, mitochondrial, protein MWALAVRLGLRAAARGRRGFTSKADPQGSGRVTGELIRHLEQLSLVDFGSQEAVSRLEKAIAFADRLRAVNTDGVEPMESVLEDRCLYLRSDDVVEGSCAEELLQNSHRVVEEYFVAPPGNISWSKLDEK, encoded by the exons ATGTGGGCGCTGGCCGTGCGCCTGGGTCTTCGGGCTGCGGCGCGCGGGCGCCGGGGCTTCACCTCCAAGGCGGATCCTCAG ggaagTGGCCGGGTCACGGGCGAGCTGATCCGGCACCTGGAGCAGCTGTCGCTGGTGGACTTCGGCAGCCAGGAGGCCGTGTCCCGGCTGGAGAAAGCCATCGCCTTCGCCGACCGACTCCGCGCGGTGAACACCGACGGAGTGGAGCCCATGGAATCAGTCCTGGAGGACAG ATGTCTGTACTTAAGATCCGACGATGTGGTAGAAGGCAGCTGTGCTGAAGAACTACTACAAAACTCCCACCGAGTTGTGGAGGAGTATTTTGTGGCTCCGCCAG GTAATATCTCATGGTCAAAGCTGGATGAAAAATAG
- the TRIAP1 gene encoding TP53-regulated inhibitor of apoptosis 1 — MTSESAATAADADAMNSVGEACTDMKREYDQCFNRWFAEKFLKGDGSGDPCTDLFKRYQQCVQKAIKEKEIPIEGLEFMGHGKEKPESSS; from the exons ATGACATCCGAGAGCGCCGCCACCGCCGCGGACGCCGACGCCATGAACAGCGTAGGGGAGGCTTGCACCGACATGAAGCGCGAGTACGACCAGTGCTTCAACCGCTGGTTTGCCGAGAAGTTCCTCAAGGGGGACGGCTCCGGGGACCCATGCACCGACCTCTTCAAGCGCTACCAGCAGTGTGTTCAG AAAGCGATAAAGGAGAAGGAGATTCCTATTGAAGGACTGGAGTTCATGGGCCATGgcaaagaaaagcctgaaagctCTTCTTGA
- the LOC133056451 gene encoding cytochrome c oxidase subunit 6A1, mitochondrial, protein MATAARSRVSGLLGSSRLQLSRSMSSGAHGEEGSARMWKALTYFVALPGVGVSMLNVFLKSHHGEEERPEFVAYPHLRIRSKPFPWGDGNHSLFHNPHVNPLPTGYEDE, encoded by the exons ATGGCGACGGCAGCTAGATCTCGGGTTTCTGGCCTGCTGGGTAGTTCCCGGCTGCAGCTGAGTCGGTCTATGTCCAGTGGCGCCCACGGCGAAGAGGGTTCAG CTCGCATGTGGAAGGCCCTCACCTACTTTGTGGCGCTCCCCGGGGTGGGAGTGAGCATGCTGAATGTCTTCCTGAAGTCGCATCACGGAGAGGAGGAGAGACCCGAGTTCGTGGCCTACCCGCATCTCCGCATCAGGTCCAAG CCCTTTCCCTGGGGAGATGGTAACCATTCCCTATTCCATAACCCTCATGTGAATCCGCTTCCAACTGGCTATGAAGACGAATAA